In Nitrospira sp., a single genomic region encodes these proteins:
- a CDS encoding class II fumarate hydratase produces MKKSSGTQPANTRIERDTMGELAVPSDAYYGVQTARAIENFPISSLRMPRSVIRAMGLIKRAAASVNQSLGLLDKKPADAIKAAATEVVEGKLDAEFPVDIFQTGSGTSTNMNTNEVISNRATELLGGARGSKLVHPNDHVNLGQSSNDVIPTAIHIAAGELMQQQLIPALTRLQKALDRKAKEFDKIVKIGRTHLQDATPVRLGQEFGGYARQIELGIQRVKRAQDALSEVALGGTAVGTGLNCHPKFSSKVMAIISKETGCAFTEAKNHFEAQSAQDSLVEASGELRTVAVSLMKIANDVRWLGSGPRCGLGEINLPETQPGSSIMPGKVNPVIAESVTMVCAQVIGNDVTVTIGGQAANFELIVMLPVMAYNLLQSIELLASVSNNFAVKCIDGIKANEERCKSLIEESLAMCTALAPEIGYEAAAKLAKDAYKSGKTVREVAKEQKVLSDKRLTELLDPWRMTMPGGPVGSAGG; encoded by the coding sequence ATGAAGAAGTCATCAGGAACACAGCCCGCAAACACCCGCATTGAACGCGACACGATGGGCGAATTGGCCGTCCCCTCGGATGCCTACTACGGCGTGCAAACCGCGCGCGCCATCGAGAATTTCCCGATCAGCTCCCTCCGCATGCCGCGGTCGGTGATCCGGGCCATGGGGCTGATCAAGCGCGCCGCTGCCAGTGTCAATCAATCGCTGGGTCTCCTGGACAAGAAACCCGCGGACGCGATCAAGGCGGCGGCCACCGAAGTGGTCGAGGGGAAACTCGACGCCGAATTTCCGGTCGACATTTTCCAAACCGGATCCGGCACCTCCACCAACATGAATACCAACGAAGTGATTTCGAACCGGGCCACCGAGCTTCTCGGCGGCGCACGCGGGAGCAAATTGGTCCACCCGAACGATCACGTCAATTTGGGGCAATCGAGCAACGACGTGATTCCCACGGCGATTCACATCGCCGCAGGGGAGTTGATGCAGCAACAGCTCATTCCAGCCCTGACCCGTTTGCAGAAAGCCCTCGACCGGAAAGCCAAAGAGTTCGACAAGATCGTCAAGATCGGCCGCACCCATTTGCAAGATGCCACACCGGTGCGACTGGGGCAGGAGTTCGGCGGCTATGCGCGCCAGATTGAGCTTGGCATTCAGCGCGTAAAGCGCGCACAAGATGCCCTCAGCGAAGTCGCTCTCGGCGGCACTGCGGTGGGTACCGGGCTGAACTGTCATCCGAAATTTTCCTCGAAAGTCATGGCCATCATTTCCAAAGAAACCGGCTGCGCCTTCACAGAAGCCAAGAATCATTTCGAAGCCCAGTCGGCTCAGGATTCGTTGGTTGAAGCCAGCGGGGAGTTGCGGACAGTGGCCGTGAGCCTGATGAAGATCGCCAATGATGTGCGCTGGCTCGGCTCAGGCCCGCGCTGCGGGTTGGGAGAAATCAATCTGCCGGAGACGCAACCGGGCTCGTCGATTATGCCGGGAAAAGTGAATCCCGTGATTGCCGAATCCGTGACGATGGTCTGCGCCCAGGTCATCGGCAACGATGTCACCGTCACGATCGGCGGACAGGCGGCCAACTTCGAATTGATCGTCATGCTGCCGGTCATGGCCTACAATCTCCTGCAATCGATCGAGCTGCTCGCCTCCGTCTCCAATAACTTTGCCGTTAAATGTATCGACGGCATCAAAGCCAATGAAGAGCGCTGCAAGAGTCTGATCGAGGAAAGCCTGGCGATGTGTACGGCGCTCGCGCCGGAAATCGGTTACGAGGCGGCCGCCAAGC